In Pseudomonas hamedanensis, a single window of DNA contains:
- a CDS encoding sigma-54-dependent transcriptional regulator, giving the protein MLNSVMVVDDESSIRSAVEQWLSLSGFAVQLFSRAEECLAALPAHFPGVILSDVRMPGMGGLELLAQVQRRDADLPLILLTGHGDVPMAVAAMRDGAYDFLEKPFSPETLLGSLRRALEKRRLVLENRALHEQADNRARLDATLLGVSRGMQTLRRQVLDLAALPVNVLIRGETGSGKELVARCLHDFGPRADKPFVALNCAAIPEQLFEAELFGHESGAFTGASGKRIGKLEYADGGTLFLDEIESMPLAQQVKLLRVLQEQKLERLGSNQSIRVDLRIVAATKPDLLDEARAGRFREDLAYRLNVAELRLPPLRDRREDIPLLFENFAQSAAQRLGRTFPPLTGAQLSHLLSHDWPGNVRELANVAERQVLGLDEPAPGIDPGQSLAAQQEAFEAQCLRSALTRHKGDVKAVLEELQLPRRTFNEKMQRHGLSREMFVPDS; this is encoded by the coding sequence ATGCTCAATTCGGTAATGGTGGTCGACGACGAAAGCAGCATTCGCAGCGCTGTCGAACAGTGGCTGAGCCTGTCGGGGTTCGCGGTGCAACTGTTCAGCCGCGCCGAAGAATGCCTCGCCGCCCTGCCCGCGCACTTTCCCGGCGTCATCCTCAGCGATGTGCGCATGCCCGGCATGGGTGGCCTGGAATTGCTCGCCCAGGTGCAGCGACGCGATGCCGACCTGCCGCTGATCCTGCTCACCGGCCACGGCGATGTGCCAATGGCGGTCGCTGCCATGCGTGACGGTGCCTACGACTTTCTGGAAAAACCGTTCAGCCCGGAAACCTTGCTCGGCAGCTTGCGTCGGGCGTTGGAGAAACGCCGACTGGTCCTGGAAAACCGCGCCCTGCACGAACAGGCCGACAACCGCGCCCGACTCGATGCGACATTGCTCGGTGTGTCCCGGGGTATGCAGACTTTGCGCCGGCAAGTGCTGGATCTGGCGGCGCTGCCCGTCAACGTGCTGATCCGTGGCGAAACCGGCAGCGGCAAGGAACTGGTTGCGCGTTGCCTGCATGATTTCGGTCCGCGCGCCGACAAACCCTTCGTGGCCCTGAACTGCGCGGCGATCCCGGAACAACTGTTTGAAGCCGAGTTGTTCGGCCACGAAAGCGGCGCGTTTACCGGCGCCTCGGGCAAGCGCATCGGCAAGCTGGAATACGCTGATGGCGGCACCTTGTTTCTCGATGAGATCGAAAGCATGCCGCTGGCCCAACAGGTGAAACTGCTGCGCGTCCTCCAGGAACAGAAGCTTGAGCGACTGGGGTCGAACCAGAGTATCCGCGTCGACCTGCGCATCGTCGCGGCAACCAAGCCCGACCTGCTCGACGAAGCGCGGGCCGGACGCTTTCGCGAAGACCTGGCGTATCGCCTGAATGTCGCCGAACTGCGTCTGCCGCCGCTGCGCGACCGTCGCGAAGACATTCCCCTGTTGTTCGAAAACTTCGCCCAGAGCGCCGCTCAACGTCTGGGGCGGACATTCCCGCCGCTGACCGGAGCGCAACTGAGTCATCTGCTCAGCCATGACTGGCCAGGCAACGTGCGCGAACTGGCGAACGTTGCCGAGCGTCAGGTGCTGGGCCTGGACGAGCCGGCACCGGGAATCGATCCGGGGCAATCGCTGGCGGCGCAGCAGGAGGCGTTTGAAGCGCAGTGCCTGCGTTCGGCGCTCACTCGGCATAAAGGTGATGTAAAAGCGGTACTTGAAGAGCTGCAACTGCCGCGCCGGACCTTCAATGAAAAGATGCAGCGGCATGGGTTGAGTCGGGAGATGTTTGTTCCTGACAGTTGA
- a CDS encoding MFS transporter, with product MDNSNALPLGSAAAPAKPRTTASRIKSIFSGSVGNMVEWYDWYVYAAFSLYFAKTFFPAGSTTAQLMNTAAIFAVGFLMRPIGGWLMGMYADKVGRKKALMASVYLMCFGSLLIALSPNYETIGIGAPILLVFARLLQGLSVGGEYGTSATYLSEMATKERRGFFSSFQYVTLISGQLIALGVLIVLQNTLTTEQLYAWGWRIPFAIGALCAVVALYLRRGMEETESFTKKEKSKESAMRTLMRHPKELLTVVGLTMGGTLAFYTYTTYMQKYLVNTVGMSISDSTTISAATLFLFMCLQPIIGGLSDKIGRRPILIAFGVLGTIFTVPILMTLHTIQTWWGAFFLIMAALIIVSGYTSINAVVKAELFPTEIRALGVGLPYALTVSIFGGTAEYIALWFKSIGMETGYYWYVTACIAVSLLVYITMKDTQKHSRIVTD from the coding sequence ATGGATAACTCCAACGCCCTGCCCCTTGGGTCGGCTGCCGCGCCGGCCAAGCCAAGAACCACCGCCAGCCGGATCAAATCGATCTTCAGCGGCTCTGTCGGCAACATGGTCGAGTGGTATGACTGGTACGTGTATGCCGCCTTCTCCCTGTACTTCGCCAAGACCTTTTTCCCCGCCGGTTCCACCACCGCGCAACTGATGAACACCGCTGCGATCTTCGCCGTGGGCTTCTTGATGCGTCCGATCGGCGGCTGGCTGATGGGCATGTACGCTGACAAGGTCGGACGCAAGAAAGCGCTGATGGCTTCGGTGTACCTGATGTGCTTCGGCTCGCTGCTGATCGCGCTGAGCCCGAACTACGAAACCATCGGCATCGGCGCGCCGATCCTGCTGGTGTTCGCGCGCCTGCTGCAAGGCCTGTCGGTCGGTGGCGAATACGGCACCTCGGCGACCTATCTCTCGGAGATGGCGACCAAGGAACGTCGCGGTTTCTTCTCCAGCTTCCAGTACGTGACGCTGATCTCCGGCCAGCTCATCGCGCTGGGCGTGTTGATCGTGCTGCAAAACACACTGACCACCGAACAGCTGTACGCATGGGGCTGGCGCATTCCGTTCGCCATCGGCGCGCTGTGTGCAGTGGTGGCGCTGTACCTGCGTCGCGGCATGGAAGAGACCGAGTCGTTCACCAAAAAAGAGAAGTCCAAAGAAAGCGCCATGCGCACCTTGATGCGTCACCCCAAGGAACTGTTGACCGTGGTCGGCCTGACCATGGGTGGCACCCTGGCGTTCTACACCTACACCACTTACATGCAGAAATACCTGGTGAACACCGTCGGCATGAGCATTTCCGACTCGACCACCATTTCGGCGGCCACGCTGTTCCTGTTCATGTGCCTGCAACCGATCATCGGCGGCCTGTCGGACAAGATTGGTCGTCGTCCGATCCTGATCGCTTTCGGCGTGCTCGGTACGATCTTCACCGTGCCGATCCTGATGACCCTGCACACCATCCAGACCTGGTGGGGCGCGTTCTTCCTGATCATGGCGGCGCTGATCATCGTCAGCGGCTATACCTCGATCAACGCGGTGGTCAAAGCCGAGCTGTTCCCGACCGAAATCCGCGCGCTGGGCGTCGGCCTGCCGTACGCATTGACCGTGTCGATCTTCGGCGGCACCGCCGAGTACATCGCGCTGTGGTTCAAGAGCATCGGCATGGAAACCGGTTACTACTGGTACGTCACCGCGTGCATTGCCGTGTCGCTGCTGGTGTACATCACCATGAAAGACACCCAGAAGCACTCGCGTATCGTGACTGACTGA
- a CDS encoding flavin reductase family protein, producing the protein MPDDIHFYEPAHGHGLPHDPFNAIVGPRPIGWISSQDANGQLNLAPYSFFNAFNYVPPIIGFSSVGRKDSLNNIEQTGEFAWNLATRPLAEQMNQSCAMVAPEVNEFELAGLTTAASKVISVPRVAQSPVSFECKVTQIIQLQRADGQTVPSWLVLGEVVAVHIARWLLKDGIYDTAAAEPILRGGGPADYFQLGPEALFKMWRPGAQK; encoded by the coding sequence ATGCCCGATGACATCCATTTCTACGAACCCGCCCACGGCCACGGTCTGCCCCACGACCCGTTCAACGCCATCGTCGGCCCGCGCCCGATCGGCTGGATTTCCTCGCAGGATGCCAACGGCCAGCTCAATCTGGCGCCGTACAGTTTCTTCAATGCCTTCAACTACGTCCCGCCGATCATTGGTTTCTCCAGCGTCGGGCGCAAAGACAGCCTGAACAACATCGAGCAGACCGGTGAATTCGCCTGGAACCTCGCCACCCGCCCGTTGGCCGAGCAGATGAACCAGAGCTGCGCGATGGTTGCGCCAGAGGTCAACGAGTTTGAACTGGCGGGGCTGACGACAGCGGCGTCAAAGGTAATTTCAGTGCCACGGGTCGCGCAAAGCCCGGTGTCCTTCGAGTGCAAGGTCACGCAGATCATTCAGCTGCAACGCGCCGATGGCCAGACCGTGCCGAGCTGGCTGGTCCTCGGCGAAGTGGTCGCCGTGCACATTGCCAGATGGCTGCTCAAGGACGGCATCTACGACACCGCCGCGGCAGAACCGATTCTGCGCGGCGGCGGGCCGGCGGATTATTTCCAGCTGGGGCCTGAAGCGCTGTTCAAGATGTGGCGCCCGGGGGCGCAGAAGTGA
- a CDS encoding putative quinol monooxygenase: MSKQMPVSHMAFVRAQAGRSAELGVRLSALIEVSRAAPGCLSFSLQQSQCDADLWLVSGYWSSQQTMTAYFNSPSMEVFAELVQDLVVNSLDFHTFKDVSAAQALGQCPSAIHKLAG; this comes from the coding sequence ATGTCCAAGCAGATGCCTGTCAGTCATATGGCCTTCGTTCGTGCCCAGGCCGGGCGCTCGGCAGAACTCGGTGTGCGCCTGAGCGCGTTGATCGAAGTCTCGCGCGCCGCGCCCGGTTGCCTGAGTTTCTCGTTGCAGCAGTCGCAGTGCGACGCCGACCTGTGGCTGGTCAGTGGCTACTGGAGCAGTCAACAGACGATGACCGCGTATTTCAACAGTCCGTCGATGGAAGTCTTCGCCGAGCTGGTTCAGGACCTGGTGGTCAATAGCCTCGATTTCCACACCTTCAAGGACGTCTCGGCAGCGCAAGCGCTCGGTCAGTGCCCGTCAGCGATACACAAACTGGCCGGTTGA